Proteins encoded in a region of the Pigmentiphaga litoralis genome:
- a CDS encoding CheR family methyltransferase, whose translation MTNDSSATTPRNQPELERSHLTFPVVGLGASAGGLEALLEFFGATSPTSGMAYVVVLHLSPEHESTADQILQRTTSMPVLQVKERTPIDVDHVYVISPSLHLTMNDGHLNVEPADRPRERQVAVDLFFRDMADVHRERAFGVILSGTGSDGALGLERIKEQGGIAIAQDPQEALFDGMPRAAVDTGAVDFVLPVASIPAKIASIWSTAESIEMPRTEDGPTNVHPARSFERAEAAEIALREILLLLRHRTGNDFKHYKRGTILRRIERRMQVNGLTDMPGYRDFLQASPDEAGALLKDMLIGVTNFFRDFESFAALDNEVVWRLTGASAEGGDGALRVWSAGCSSGEEAYSLAMLLSDALDATQGMGTVQVFATDIDERAIATARSGIYPESILVDVSNDRLNRYFTKHQNHFRVKKELRDKVLFAVHNILRDPPFSRLHLISCRNLLIYLDRDAQRDILQTFHFALMPGGYLFLGGSESAEAVDELFVTVDKKHRIYRAKPVASSVRAPISDAAPSAYPRLPQVASEISLASSRKVMYAEVHRRVLEQYAPPSVIVNHNSDIVHMSDQAGRFLRYVGGEPSHNLLSLVHPELRLELRTALFQAVQSNKSVEARRVRLQRNDRNYYVNMVAKPFRDHQADADFVLVLFDEVEESMSQESGTSVEGKDSVLTQLENELQRLKDQLQDTIEHSETSTEELKASNEELQAINEELRSATEELETSKEELQSINEELITVNFELKTKVEETAKINDDLQNLISSSEIATVFVDRAMRVKWYTPRAADLFNLISSDAGRSLMDITHRLDYPTLAEDAAETFTSLRMIENEVPSTDGAWFLARLVPYRTAEDRIEGAVLTFIDITQRKRAEERLRAGQERMRLVADSTTDYAIITMDEEGVITGWNRGAELIFGYRASEVEGQSGAIIFTPEDREQGVPAAELQRARKFGHASDDRWHIRKDGSRFYCSGVVHPMVDGNLLGYAKIARDLTDRKMQENAQDAALERTSATNELKDLFFAVMSHELRHPLNLIQLNVDILSRTPGMVTSAVGRKAVETVRRSVRNQSKIIDDLLDMSRVSTGKLKLNRGRLNLVQVVQGCIETVSAQASAGSVQLKVNLAQDPVIVDADATRSEQVVWNLLSNAVKFTPEGGTVTVTLVTDNGNARLDVTDTGIGMAPEAVDAVFDMFNQIDRQHSNRNKSGLGIGLALARQLAEAHGGSVTALSEGEGRGSTFTFLLPLADGGNSAEQAVDAPVSHGQLRGARILLVDDSPDVLETMGMLLELEGATVTSAASGAAALTVAVGQSFDLIISDIAMPEMDGMQLIKKLREMPPLADVPAVALTGYGGTAIINSVRAAGFSDYLCKPVPMDQLIEKVSNVLPVRDGER comes from the coding sequence ATGACCAACGACTCCTCAGCCACCACTCCGCGCAACCAGCCCGAGCTGGAACGCAGCCATCTCACGTTTCCTGTTGTGGGACTGGGCGCATCCGCTGGCGGATTGGAAGCGCTGCTGGAATTTTTTGGCGCCACGTCGCCCACCAGCGGAATGGCCTATGTGGTCGTGTTGCACCTGTCGCCCGAGCATGAAAGCACGGCTGACCAGATCCTGCAGCGGACGACATCGATGCCTGTGCTGCAGGTCAAGGAACGCACGCCCATCGACGTGGATCACGTGTATGTGATCTCGCCGTCCTTGCATCTGACGATGAACGACGGGCACCTGAACGTCGAGCCGGCCGACCGGCCGCGCGAGCGCCAGGTAGCGGTTGACCTGTTCTTCCGTGACATGGCCGATGTGCATCGGGAACGCGCGTTTGGTGTGATCCTGTCAGGCACGGGTTCGGACGGCGCGCTGGGGCTGGAACGGATCAAGGAACAGGGCGGCATCGCGATTGCGCAGGACCCCCAGGAAGCCTTGTTTGACGGCATGCCGCGCGCGGCGGTCGATACCGGGGCGGTCGATTTCGTGCTGCCCGTGGCGTCCATTCCCGCCAAGATCGCCAGCATCTGGAGCACCGCCGAATCGATCGAGATGCCCAGGACGGAGGATGGACCGACCAACGTCCATCCGGCGCGATCCTTCGAACGTGCCGAAGCGGCCGAGATCGCCTTGCGCGAAATCCTGCTGCTGCTGCGCCACCGGACCGGCAACGACTTCAAGCACTACAAACGCGGCACCATCCTGCGCCGGATCGAACGGCGCATGCAGGTCAATGGCCTGACCGACATGCCGGGCTACCGGGACTTCCTCCAGGCCAGCCCGGACGAAGCAGGCGCCTTGCTCAAGGACATGCTGATCGGCGTGACCAATTTCTTCCGCGACTTCGAGTCGTTCGCGGCGCTGGACAATGAAGTGGTGTGGCGCCTGACGGGCGCCAGCGCCGAAGGGGGCGATGGCGCGCTGCGGGTATGGAGCGCGGGTTGCTCGAGCGGCGAAGAAGCGTATTCCCTGGCCATGCTGCTGTCGGATGCGCTGGACGCCACGCAGGGCATGGGCACCGTGCAGGTGTTTGCCACGGATATCGACGAGCGCGCCATTGCGACCGCGCGCAGCGGCATCTACCCCGAATCGATATTGGTTGACGTCAGCAACGATAGGCTGAACCGGTACTTCACGAAGCACCAGAACCATTTCCGCGTCAAAAAAGAATTGCGCGACAAGGTCCTGTTCGCGGTTCACAATATCCTGCGTGACCCGCCTTTTTCGCGGCTGCACCTCATTTCCTGCCGCAACCTGCTGATCTATCTGGATCGCGATGCGCAGCGGGACATCCTCCAGACCTTCCACTTCGCGCTGATGCCCGGCGGCTACCTGTTCCTGGGTGGGTCCGAATCGGCGGAAGCCGTCGACGAGCTGTTCGTGACCGTCGACAAGAAACACCGTATCTACCGTGCCAAACCGGTCGCGTCCAGCGTCCGGGCGCCCATATCGGACGCGGCCCCCAGCGCCTACCCGCGGCTTCCGCAAGTGGCTTCCGAGATCAGCCTGGCCAGTTCAAGGAAAGTCATGTACGCCGAAGTCCACCGCAGGGTGCTCGAGCAATACGCGCCGCCCAGTGTGATCGTGAACCACAACAGCGACATCGTGCACATGTCGGACCAGGCCGGGCGCTTTCTGCGTTACGTGGGCGGCGAGCCGTCGCACAACCTGCTGTCGCTGGTGCATCCGGAACTGCGGCTGGAACTGCGCACCGCGCTGTTCCAGGCCGTGCAGTCCAACAAGAGCGTGGAAGCGCGCCGCGTGCGGCTGCAGCGCAATGACCGCAACTACTACGTGAACATGGTCGCCAAGCCATTTCGCGATCACCAGGCCGATGCGGACTTCGTGCTGGTGCTGTTCGATGAGGTCGAAGAGTCGATGAGCCAGGAAAGCGGCACATCGGTCGAAGGCAAGGACAGCGTGCTGACGCAGCTGGAAAACGAGCTGCAGCGCCTGAAGGACCAGTTGCAGGACACCATCGAACATTCCGAGACATCGACCGAAGAGCTGAAAGCTTCGAACGAAGAACTGCAGGCGATCAACGAAGAGTTGCGTTCGGCGACCGAAGAGCTGGAAACCAGCAAGGAAGAGCTGCAATCGATCAATGAAGAACTGATCACGGTCAATTTTGAGCTGAAGACAAAAGTCGAAGAGACCGCCAAGATCAACGACGACCTGCAGAACCTGATTTCGTCGAGTGAGATCGCGACCGTGTTCGTGGACCGGGCGATGCGGGTGAAGTGGTACACGCCGCGCGCGGCCGACCTGTTCAACCTGATTTCGTCCGACGCGGGCCGGTCGCTGATGGACATTACCCATCGGCTGGATTACCCGACCCTGGCCGAAGATGCGGCCGAAACCTTCACGTCGCTGCGGATGATCGAAAACGAAGTACCCAGCACCGACGGCGCCTGGTTCCTGGCGCGGCTGGTGCCGTACCGCACGGCCGAAGACCGGATCGAAGGCGCCGTGCTGACCTTCATCGACATCACGCAGCGCAAGCGCGCTGAAGAACGCCTGCGCGCGGGCCAGGAACGGATGCGCCTGGTGGCCGATTCGACCACCGACTACGCCATCATCACCATGGACGAAGAAGGCGTGATCACGGGCTGGAATCGCGGCGCCGAACTGATCTTCGGCTATCGCGCGTCGGAAGTGGAAGGCCAGTCCGGCGCCATCATCTTCACGCCGGAAGACCGGGAGCAGGGCGTGCCGGCGGCCGAACTGCAACGCGCCCGCAAGTTCGGCCATGCGTCCGACGACCGCTGGCATATCCGCAAGGATGGCTCGCGCTTCTATTGCAGCGGCGTGGTGCACCCGATGGTCGATGGCAACCTGCTGGGCTATGCCAAGATCGCCCGCGACCTGACCGATCGCAAGATGCAGGAAAATGCGCAGGACGCAGCGCTGGAACGCACCAGCGCCACCAACGAATTGAAGGACCTGTTCTTTGCGGTGATGTCGCATGAACTGCGCCACCCCTTGAACCTGATCCAGTTGAACGTCGACATCCTGTCGCGCACGCCGGGCATGGTGACGTCGGCGGTGGGCCGCAAGGCGGTCGAAACCGTGCGGCGGTCGGTGCGCAACCAGTCCAAGATTATCGATGACCTGCTCGACATGTCGCGTGTGTCGACCGGCAAGCTCAAGCTCAACCGTGGACGCCTGAACCTGGTCCAGGTGGTGCAGGGGTGCATCGAGACAGTGTCGGCGCAAGCGTCGGCGGGCAGTGTGCAGCTGAAGGTCAATCTGGCGCAGGACCCCGTGATCGTGGATGCGGACGCAACACGATCGGAACAGGTGGTGTGGAACCTGCTCAGCAACGCGGTCAAATTCACGCCCGAAGGCGGCACGGTCACCGTGACGCTGGTGACCGACAACGGCAATGCACGGCTGGATGTGACGGATACCGGAATCGGAATGGCGCCCGAAGCGGTCGACGCGGTGTTTGACATGTTCAACCAGATCGATCGGCAGCATTCGAACCGCAACAAGAGCGGCCTGGGCATCGGCCTGGCGCTGGCTCGCCAACTGGCCGAAGCGCATGGCGGCTCGGTCACGGCGTTGTCGGAAGGCGAAGGGCGGGGGTCGACGTTCACCTTCCTGCTGCCCCTGGCCGACGGCGGCAACTCGGCGGAACAGGCCGTCGACGCGCCGGTGTCGCATGGTCAGTTGCGCGGTGCGCGCATCCTGCTGGTGGATGATTCGCCCGACGTGCTGGAAACCATGGGCATGCTGCTCGAGCTTGAGGGCGCGACGGTCACCAGCGCGGCCAGTGGCGCGGCGGCATTGACTGTGGCTGTGGGCCAGTCGTTTGACCTGATCATTTCCGATATCGCGATGCCCGAGATGGACGGCATGCAGCTCATCAAGAAGCTGCGTGAGATGCCGCCCCTGGCCGACGTGCCGGCCGTGGCCTTGACCGGCTACGGCGGCACGGCGATCATCAACAGTGTGCGGGCCGCGGGCTTTTCGGACTACCTGTGCAAGCCCGTGCCGATGGACCAGCTGATCGAGAAGGTCTCGAACGTGCTGCCAGTCCGCGACGGCGAACGCTGA
- a CDS encoding thiamine pyrophosphate-dependent enzyme — protein sequence MNKTAADILVDTLVDWEVDTLFGLPGDGINGIMEALRTRQDQIRFVQVRHEEAAAFMACAYAKFTGKLGVCLSTSGPGGVHLLNGLYDAKLDGAPVLAITGMQYHDLIGTYTQQDVELDRLFMDVAVYNARVMGPAHVENVVNLACRTALARNGVAHVTIPVEMQSQPVKDDKRSSRNVAHHVTDLQASNIALPTDDQFQRAAAVLNEGKKICILAGRGAASAGPLLETLADRLAAPVAKPLLGKAVLADDNPYCVGGVGLLGTRPAQDALESCDTLLIVGSSFPYIEYYPEPGKVRAVQIDADPARIGLRYPVDAALVGDTGRVLAALLPHLTPHADRSFLTTAQDGMKEWRDLLTERATRTDIPMKPQVVTHHLDGLLRDDAIVVTDSGTITAWVARHITMRGSMKFSCSGTLATMGCAVPYAVAAAIAYPQRQVVAVVGDGGFTMLMGELATCVKYGLDIKIVIMKNDALGMIKWEQMGMLGNPEYGCELQPIDFAAAARAFGAQAVTINDPAHCQQQLTQAFAMTGPVVIEAVIDPHEPPMPPKASVGQAARMAKAIARGTPDGGRIMRTLGADIVRELT from the coding sequence ATGAACAAGACAGCGGCCGATATCCTGGTCGACACACTCGTCGACTGGGAAGTCGACACCCTATTCGGACTGCCGGGTGACGGCATCAACGGCATCATGGAAGCGCTGCGCACGCGCCAGGATCAGATTCGATTCGTCCAGGTCCGGCACGAAGAAGCCGCCGCCTTCATGGCCTGCGCGTATGCCAAATTCACCGGCAAGCTGGGGGTCTGCCTGTCGACGTCCGGGCCGGGCGGCGTGCACCTGCTGAATGGTTTGTACGACGCCAAACTGGACGGGGCGCCGGTGCTCGCCATCACCGGCATGCAGTACCACGACCTGATCGGCACCTACACCCAGCAGGACGTGGAACTGGATCGGCTTTTCATGGATGTGGCGGTGTACAACGCCCGCGTGATGGGTCCCGCGCATGTCGAGAACGTCGTGAACCTGGCCTGCCGAACCGCGCTTGCCCGCAATGGCGTGGCCCACGTAACGATCCCGGTCGAGATGCAGTCGCAGCCGGTCAAGGACGACAAACGGTCGTCGCGCAATGTCGCGCATCACGTGACCGACCTGCAGGCCAGCAACATCGCATTGCCAACCGACGACCAGTTCCAGCGCGCAGCCGCCGTCCTGAATGAAGGCAAGAAGATCTGCATCCTGGCGGGACGCGGCGCGGCCAGCGCCGGGCCGCTGCTCGAAACCTTGGCGGACCGGCTGGCCGCACCCGTCGCCAAACCCCTGCTGGGCAAGGCCGTGCTCGCCGACGACAATCCCTACTGCGTGGGGGGCGTAGGCCTCCTCGGCACGCGTCCCGCGCAGGACGCGCTCGAATCCTGCGACACCCTGCTCATCGTTGGCAGCTCATTTCCGTACATCGAGTACTACCCCGAGCCCGGCAAGGTGCGCGCGGTGCAGATCGATGCGGATCCGGCGCGCATCGGGCTGCGTTATCCGGTGGATGCGGCCCTGGTGGGCGACACGGGCCGCGTGCTCGCCGCCCTGCTGCCGCACCTCACGCCGCACGCGGACCGCAGCTTCCTGACGACCGCGCAAGACGGCATGAAGGAATGGCGCGACCTGCTGACCGAACGCGCCACGCGCACCGATATCCCCATGAAGCCGCAGGTAGTCACGCATCATCTGGATGGACTGCTGCGGGACGACGCGATCGTCGTCACCGACTCCGGCACCATCACGGCATGGGTCGCCCGCCACATCACGATGCGCGGCAGCATGAAATTTTCGTGCTCGGGCACCTTGGCGACCATGGGCTGCGCCGTGCCCTATGCCGTGGCGGCAGCCATTGCCTATCCGCAGCGGCAAGTGGTGGCGGTGGTTGGCGACGGGGGCTTCACCATGCTCATGGGCGAACTGGCGACTTGCGTCAAGTACGGGCTGGACATCAAGATCGTCATCATGAAGAACGATGCCCTGGGCATGATCAAGTGGGAACAGATGGGCATGCTGGGCAACCCGGAATACGGTTGTGAACTGCAACCGATAGACTTTGCGGCCGCCGCGCGGGCGTTCGGCGCCCAGGCGGTCACCATCAACGATCCGGCACATTGCCAGCAACAGCTGACCCAGGCGTTTGCGATGACCGGACCGGTGGTGATTGAAGCAGTGATCGATCCCCACGAACCCCCCATGCCGCCAAAGGCCTCGGTGGGTCAGGCAGCCCGCATGGCCAAGGCCATCGCACGCGGCACGCCGGATGGCGGCCGCATCATGCGCACACTGGGTGCCGACATCGTGCGGGAACTGACCTGA
- a CDS encoding four-helix bundle copper-binding protein produces the protein MTPNPFQQCIDMCYACAAACNPCASACLSEPHADAMTQCIRLDIECAEICTLAASTMAREGAFSAEVCGVCAKVCDACAAVCEKHEADHCQRCAAACRACAEACRSMYAGQSS, from the coding sequence ATGACACCCAATCCTTTCCAGCAGTGCATCGACATGTGTTATGCCTGCGCCGCGGCCTGCAACCCATGCGCTTCGGCATGCCTGTCGGAACCCCATGCCGACGCGATGACGCAATGCATCCGCCTGGATATCGAATGCGCGGAAATCTGCACGCTGGCCGCCAGCACCATGGCGCGCGAAGGCGCGTTTTCCGCTGAGGTGTGCGGCGTATGCGCCAAGGTGTGCGACGCCTGCGCCGCCGTCTGCGAAAAGCACGAGGCCGACCATTGCCAACGCTGCGCGGCGGCATGCCGCGCGTGCGCGGAAGCATGCCGCAGCATGTACGCAGGGCAGTCGAGCTGA
- a CDS encoding PIG-L deacetylase family protein has protein sequence MVISPHLDDAVFSCGELLSAHPHAMVATVFAGTPPAGHTATDWDRACGFRSACEAMVTRRNEDASALLRLGARPVWLNFLDSQYCDGSPGAAPPPDPDDIAEALAALIAREQPDAVVFPLGLFHSDHDLTHRACLALWHQASQEVLRPSWSPRWMAYEDALYRRMDGLREQRLAGLAEGGVRSAVFPMTWQGDRAAKAEAVACYASQLKAFGPGGFDDTTLPEGYWSLDRAGLLHAAA, from the coding sequence ATGGTGATTTCGCCCCATCTGGATGATGCGGTGTTCTCGTGCGGCGAACTGTTGAGCGCCCATCCCCACGCCATGGTCGCCACGGTGTTTGCCGGCACGCCGCCCGCAGGCCACACCGCCACCGACTGGGATCGCGCCTGCGGTTTCCGTTCGGCGTGCGAGGCGATGGTCACCCGCCGCAACGAAGACGCCAGCGCCTTGCTCAGGCTGGGCGCGCGGCCGGTATGGCTCAACTTTCTGGACAGCCAGTATTGCGACGGGTCGCCCGGCGCTGCGCCGCCTCCTGACCCGGACGATATTGCCGAGGCGCTGGCGGCCCTGATCGCCCGCGAGCAACCCGATGCCGTCGTGTTCCCCCTTGGCCTGTTCCACTCGGACCACGACCTGACGCATCGCGCGTGTCTGGCGTTGTGGCATCAGGCGTCGCAGGAGGTGCTACGGCCGTCATGGTCCCCCCGATGGATGGCCTACGAGGACGCGCTGTACCGGCGCATGGACGGGCTGCGCGAACAACGGCTGGCGGGATTGGCCGAAGGGGGCGTGCGGTCCGCAGTCTTTCCCATGACGTGGCAAGGCGACCGCGCCGCAAAGGCCGAGGCCGTGGCGTGCTATGCGAGCCAGCTGAAAGCATTCGGGCCGGGCGGGTTCGATGACACGACGCTTCCGGAAGGGTATTGGTCGCTGGACCGGGCAGGGTTGCTTCATGCGGCAGCCTGA
- a CDS encoding glycosyltransferase family 2 protein encodes MRQPDTMQDTPLPPTDLPKVTLVVLTYNRREVVRQTVASLKALNEAWPIVVVDNGSTDGTAEALAADHPDITLVRCPRNLGAAGRNAGVDAVRTRYVAFCDDDTCWQPGALAQAAHILDLHPDVAVVNARILVGAANEEDPTCTLMSRSPLPSEGLPGHRLLGFMAGASVMRADAYRECGGYSPKLFIGGEEMLLAYDLAARNWAMVYCAGVVTRHDPSLLRDAVRRRSLLVRNAIWIAWMRLPARDAWRETRRAWRQAVVEGHPLTTLADTLRGMPWALWHRRVVPAPVRAMQRRLALAEPAREDGGGMEGERLA; translated from the coding sequence ATGCGGCAGCCTGACACGATGCAGGACACGCCGCTGCCGCCCACGGATCTGCCCAAGGTCACCCTTGTCGTGCTGACCTACAACCGCAGGGAAGTGGTCCGGCAGACCGTGGCCAGCCTGAAAGCTTTGAACGAGGCATGGCCGATCGTGGTGGTCGACAACGGGTCGACCGACGGCACGGCCGAGGCGCTGGCGGCCGATCATCCTGACATCACCCTGGTGCGCTGCCCCCGCAACCTGGGCGCGGCCGGACGCAATGCCGGGGTCGACGCCGTCCGCACGCGCTATGTGGCCTTTTGCGACGACGATACCTGCTGGCAGCCTGGCGCCCTGGCGCAGGCGGCCCACATCCTGGACCTGCATCCTGATGTGGCCGTGGTGAACGCGCGGATCCTGGTCGGCGCGGCCAATGAAGAGGACCCGACGTGCACGCTCATGTCCCGCAGCCCTTTGCCGTCGGAGGGCTTGCCGGGGCACCGGCTGCTGGGCTTCATGGCCGGCGCCAGCGTGATGCGCGCGGACGCCTACCGCGAGTGCGGCGGGTACAGCCCGAAGCTGTTCATTGGCGGCGAAGAGATGCTGCTGGCCTATGACTTGGCCGCGCGCAATTGGGCCATGGTCTATTGCGCCGGCGTGGTGACGCGGCATGACCCCTCCCTGCTGCGCGACGCCGTGCGGCGCCGGTCGCTGCTGGTGCGCAATGCGATCTGGATTGCCTGGATGCGTCTGCCGGCGCGTGACGCATGGCGTGAGACGCGGCGCGCCTGGCGGCAGGCCGTGGTCGAGGGGCACCCGCTGACGACGCTGGCCGACACCTTGCGCGGCATGCCGTGGGCGCTCTGGCATCGACGTGTCGTTCCCGCGCCGGTCCGCGCGATGCAGCGCCGCCTGGCGCTTGCCGAGCCGGCGCGCGAGGACGGCGGCGGCATGGAAGGAGAGCGCCTTGCCTGA
- a CDS encoding glycosyltransferase family 4 protein produces MQKIAMVSEHASPLGHAGSVDSGGQNVYVANVARQLAARGHAVDVFTRKDSAVLPEVISWMPGVRIINVPAGPARQLPKEQLLPYMTEFGRWMLDFCRRERRPYDVVHANFFMSGLAALPVREQLKVPLVMTFHALGKVRRQHQGEADQFPAARFGIEERLVREADRIVAECPQDYADLTQLYGAAPDRIAVVPCGFDAQEFSPMPMAQARAALGWDPDAFTVLQLGRMVPRKGVDNVIRAVGELRRHHGIDAHLYVVGGNSAEPNEIATPELGRLRGIADASGAADLVRFVGRRDRDALRTFYCATDVFATTPWYEPFGITPVEAMACGKAVIGSAVGGIKATVRDGETGFLVPARDPIAMAERLAILAKDPALCARFGQAGHARARQFYSWARVAQDLLAVYTQAARPVEAPVTARSRVVIME; encoded by the coding sequence ATGCAGAAAATTGCGATGGTCAGTGAACACGCGTCGCCGCTGGGACACGCGGGCAGCGTGGACAGCGGCGGACAGAACGTCTATGTGGCCAACGTTGCCCGCCAGCTTGCCGCGCGCGGCCATGCGGTCGATGTGTTCACCCGCAAGGACAGCGCCGTGCTGCCCGAGGTGATCAGCTGGATGCCCGGCGTGCGCATCATCAATGTGCCCGCAGGGCCCGCGCGCCAGTTGCCCAAGGAACAGCTGCTGCCCTACATGACGGAGTTCGGCAGATGGATGCTCGACTTCTGCCGCCGGGAACGCCGCCCCTACGACGTGGTGCACGCCAACTTCTTCATGTCGGGGCTGGCGGCGTTGCCGGTACGCGAGCAATTGAAGGTGCCGCTGGTGATGACCTTTCATGCGCTGGGCAAGGTGCGGCGACAGCATCAGGGCGAGGCCGACCAGTTTCCTGCCGCGCGGTTCGGCATTGAAGAACGTCTGGTGCGTGAAGCCGATCGCATCGTGGCCGAATGCCCGCAGGACTATGCCGATCTGACGCAGCTGTATGGCGCGGCGCCGGACCGGATTGCCGTCGTGCCTTGCGGATTCGATGCGCAGGAGTTTTCGCCGATGCCGATGGCGCAGGCCCGGGCTGCCCTGGGGTGGGACCCCGACGCGTTCACGGTGTTGCAGCTGGGCCGCATGGTGCCCCGCAAGGGCGTGGACAACGTGATTCGTGCCGTGGGCGAACTGCGCCGGCATCACGGCATCGATGCACATCTTTATGTGGTGGGAGGCAACTCTGCCGAACCCAACGAGATCGCCACCCCCGAACTGGGCCGGCTGCGCGGCATTGCCGACGCATCGGGCGCCGCGGATCTGGTGCGCTTCGTGGGGCGTCGCGACCGGGATGCCTTGCGCACGTTCTATTGCGCAACCGATGTCTTTGCGACGACCCCGTGGTACGAGCCGTTCGGCATTACGCCGGTCGAGGCCATGGCCTGCGGCAAGGCGGTGATCGGATCCGCCGTGGGCGGCATCAAGGCCACCGTGCGGGACGGCGAAACCGGCTTTCTGGTCCCGGCGCGCGATCCCATCGCGATGGCCGAACGCCTGGCGATTCTTGCGAAAGACCCGGCGCTGTGCGCGCGGTTTGGCCAGGCGGGCCACGCGCGGGCCCGGCAGTTCTATTCGTGGGCCCGCGTGGCGCAGGACCTGCTGGCCGTCTATACGCAGGCGGCGCGGCCGGTGGAGGCACCGGTGACGGCGCGCTCCCGTGTCGTGATCATGGAGTGA
- a CDS encoding D-glycero-alpha-D-manno-heptose-1,7-bisphosphate 7-phosphatase: MSPYTPGRAQAARSSRVGAIFLDKDGTLVEDVPYNVDPEQMRFAPGAREGLQALARCGLPLIVVSNQSGIALGRFDEVALDAVHLRLAEMFDDAGADLADFYYCPHHPDGTVRKYAVACDCRKPASGLFEQVARERRVALDQSWMIGDILHDIEAGRRVGCQTILIDNGNETEWQLTPERTPHFRCPDFAAAARVVCEQLALAQASGPTTQGSGT, translated from the coding sequence ATGTCCCCCTATACGCCGGGTCGCGCCCAGGCCGCCCGCTCGTCGCGCGTTGGTGCGATCTTTCTGGACAAGGACGGCACGCTGGTCGAAGACGTGCCTTACAACGTCGACCCCGAGCAGATGCGGTTCGCGCCGGGCGCCCGCGAAGGGCTGCAGGCGCTCGCGCGCTGCGGACTGCCGTTGATTGTGGTCAGCAACCAGTCGGGCATTGCGCTGGGGCGGTTCGATGAGGTCGCGCTGGACGCCGTGCATTTGCGTCTGGCCGAGATGTTCGATGACGCCGGCGCGGATCTGGCCGACTTCTACTACTGTCCGCATCACCCCGATGGCACGGTCCGCAAATATGCCGTGGCCTGCGATTGCCGCAAGCCCGCGTCGGGCCTGTTCGAGCAGGTGGCGCGCGAGCGCCGCGTGGCGCTGGACCAATCGTGGATGATCGGGGACATCCTTCACGATATCGAAGCGGGCCGGCGGGTAGGGTGCCAGACCATCCTGATCGACAACGGCAACGAAACCGAATGGCAGCTGACGCCTGAGCGCACGCCGCACTTTCGTTGCCCGGATTTTGCGGCGGCCGCGCGCGTGGTCTGCGAGCAACTGGCCCTTGCGCAGGCAAGCGGACCCACCACGCAAGGGAGCGGGACATGA